GGGACTTTGCTTATCATTCAGTGAACAGACATTATCTTGAGAACTAATTAAAATTCCTTCATTTTATAGTGAAGTACTGTAACATGTTCATCTATGAATTCACAAATATCTTCACAAttattgtgcaaaaaaaaaaaaagttttaattacataaatacagTTATATAAACTGacaattatttactttaaaatttaacTAAGAAAAGAGTTATAAAAATAGATTATTTTACTAGAAGCAGAGAAAATAATTTCTGCATTGGCACAATAATTTTTCTCCTCAACAAAAAAATAGAATTCATTGCCTCTGTTCTGTATTAAATGGCAAGCAAAGCAACAAAATAGTTAAGTGTGAAGAGTGCAGTTCATAATACTACTGGTATCTTTAATTGGTACTCCTGGACTACCTGCAGACTTTATGCTACGTATATACGTAATTTAGTCACTCTTTTCTGCATTCAAACAAAGTAAGAAGTATATTCATGTGGCATAACTCCACGCCTGGGATAGAACGTGTGGTTAACTGAGTAGCTCAGAAGGTTTGTTATACTCGATGTGTAGATATCAGCAAATCGGAAAAGTCGCCGAGAGAAATATGTAGGATTGTGATAGGTTCTGAAGACACTTCCAAACTGTTCATTGAATAAGCACTTGGTTTTTTgtctgaaagaaagaaacaatatattattagcacatataataggcctacttttccttTATTTGGATGTACACCTAATGTTGTTTTCCACAGCTTgtctggaaatgaaatagctggtTTGCAAAGAGGTGACTTCATTCGCTATCTAGGAGTCAATTTTTATGACGAGATTAATTTTGATCCTCTTTCAACATTGTCTAAACTAAGAACAAATGTAGAATTGCTTATTTCTTCACCACACTTACAAGCGGATCAAAAATACAACATCATTAACACCTCAATCTGTCCTAGTCTAATATATCCATTTCAGACAGTGCCTCCAAAAAAAATTTCCAATAAATTCATGCAGTGGATGCAGATATTATGATAAGGGGTGTGCTGAAAGAAATACTGCAACTGCCTAAtgaccttcctacagatatgatgtatacagacacaaaattcaagggattaggtttattctgttcagcatgggaattatacttacaaaatataaacacatgtaagatattgcttaaatccaataattccttcctacatgctacaaggaaattatcccaagaaattgcatccagtctcacagcactcaatatcaccgaatcagcaaatattttggacaagtacggcactgtagatacgcgaaaggtacggcaagtattaagagaaaaagcgtttcataactggagccagaaaaaacataaaggcaaaggcgtgctattataccaacaatataccccggccaataagtggatccggaatcacaagggtctttcctgtagtgaggggagggaagcaatcaagatgaatgtgaacgtgtcagctgtgcgtagtgtacctggcaggtcttcgggcagtaacctctgtcgacgttgcgacagggaggttgaaacccttgcccatgtcctgggggcctgtccacatggtgaacttctacgaagtatgtggcatcatacagtaagatctataatagcaactgccttaaggaacaaaggttattcagtatatgaagaagtacacggcatatccagtgagggcaataattgaagaattgacatcattgcatttaaacctccctctcttgaaggttacatcatagaccctactgtaaGATTCGAAttgcacgaacaccagccagaagaagtacacgaggaaaaaaggaatatatatgaaccttccatcagtttttataaggacaaataccatctggaatccatcgtcattacgggactaatgatgggagcccgtgggaccataccccggttcctagtcgacttctgtaaatcttttggcctgcataaaagtattttaagagatctaacaattgcagcactcaaaggctcaatagctattttcaggcatcatacatatggaccatgactaattcgcatctccttgacgttacttcgtttaacatcatgtgtttcaatataattcaaattgtttatttttcactctaacaacaatttatcactaagcctcaaggcttttactctattgtatcatggtactctttgtcgatggcaacctgtagtggttacaggaagaaattaaattgaaaagttCCAGtatcattatattaataattgcTCAGAAACCACATGACAGAGAAATATGGTTTTTTGCAACATGTTCTacatctctcaaagttttgttttcattctttttgcagattttaattaaacgacaatgacaattttttttttatttattttattgggttattttacgacgctgtatcaacatctaggttatttagcgtctgaatgatatgaaggtgataatgccggtgaaatgagtccggggtccagcacctaaagttacccagcatttgctcgtattgggttgagggaaaaccccggaaaaacctcaaccaggtaacttgtcccgaccgggaatcgaacccgggccacctggtttcgcagccagacacgctgaccattactccacaggtgtggacgacaatgacaataccaGTGGAGAAGGCCCAATGTGTGTGGTGGTATGCTAAGTTGAAAatcaaataaacattatcagattctgcataaggattttttttttcagagaaaagGGGAGGCGATGTTTTATGTGGGTTAGGAAgtggaaaaactttttttttttttaaatatttgtaaccacttttttaactttgctctagagtatgccattaggaaagtccaggataacagagagggtttggaattgaacgggttacatcagctgcttgtctatgcggatgacatgaatatgttaggagaaaatccacaaacgattagggaaaatatgggaattttactggaagcaagtaaagagataggtttggaagtaaatcccgaaaagacaaagtatatgattatgtctcgtgaagggaatattgtacgaaatggaaatataaaaattggaaatttatcttttgaagaggtggagaagttcaaatatcttggagcaacagtaacaaatataaatgatactcgggaggaaattaaacacagaataaatatgggaaatgactgttattattcggttgagaagcttttatcatccagtctgcagtcaaaaaatctgaaagttagaatttataaaacagttatattatcggttgttctttatggttgtgaaacttggactctcactttgagagaggaacataggttaagggtgtttgagaataaggtgcttagaaaaatatttggggctaagagggatgaagttacaggagaatggagaaagttatataacatagaactgcaagcattgtattcttcacctgacataattaggaacattaaatccagacgtttgagatgggcagagcatgtagcacgtatgggcgaatccagaaatgcatatagagtgttagttgggaggccggagggaaaaagacctttagggaggccgagacgtagatgggaagataatattaaaatggatttgagggaggtgggatatgatgatagagaatggattaatcttgctcaggatagggaccaatgatgggcttatgtgagggcggcaatgaacctccgggttccttaaaagccagtaagtaagtatttgtaaCCACTTTGTTTCAATTTAAATCTTCATCAAAGTAGAAACCTAGATTTTTTCTAAGTCGAGCTACAGAGTATAGAAATATTGCATGTCTTACTTCGAAAAAATGTAATAGTCTCTTGTGTCCTAGAATAATAGCCTAGAATTTATCTGGATTTAATAGGTCTACAATTTCCAAATAACTTTTAAGGACATTTctctaaataattattacattcttGGTGGCATCAGTTTACttgcttaaaaaattaaattataaattatattctatTAAAATCTGTTCATTGCAAGTACGTAATGAACACACAAGATGCTATGAATAATTACGACAAACCATTACTcaattcaatttttcttttattttcctaaTGATAATAAGAGAAAGTACTCACCGAAGTTCATCTCGTTCTTGCATCCACTGTTCTAAAACTTCTTTTTCCTCAGGCAGCATACAATCTTGAAAATCCTCTATTAGCTGTGTCAACATTTGAAGCCAGTTGCAGTTCTTTTTGAACTCCATATCGTTCAGCATTTCAATCTCATGCTAAAAAATTTAATGAATCACAACTTCTAGATCATAAAACCAAGACATTTAGTTAATACTAAATACTGATAATACTATTCTGGGAGGAGATGGAACATtttcattggaaacatttatcttctcataatatcataatagttgcatataaatattatgagtacAATGATCTCACAAAAACATATGGTGAGCATGAGTATTTTTTCAGGAAATTCTGATGTGCATATCTTTTATTTGTCGTCGTGGATACAGTTGAACCTATGACTTTTGGAACCAGATTGAATCACACAGAAAAACATAAAGCTGAGTAGTAATGGGTATAGGTCTGTATCCAGAATATTGGGGGGTAAAGACAGCGGGCATGTAGAACTGACATGTTTACTGCTGCCATTAATTCCTTCCGTCATCCTGTGGGCCTCTATGGTCTGTGATGGGGATGACTTTACCTTTATACCCATAGCCCTACATCATAATAAATTTCAGAATAATGTTTATATCTATAAATACGGCATATTCgtaagaatataaaattattcacagTGAGTTACTGTACCACATTACTTACTGTAAGTTCATGAATTATAGCTCCAGTCCTCCATCCATGTTCCAAGGTAACATCTGCCAGATCGCTGTATGGATGATCACCGAAATACAGAACTTGTTCTCCTCTCCAGCCTGTCATATCTTGAAGTTGCTTCACCGTACCCTGAAATTTGTGTGTGGTGCTTAAAAACTTCTTCATACAAATACTGAAGTCTCATATATGCCCAAGCCGTTGTTGTAACTTTGCACTTGACAGTTGGTGAGTTGGCtgcaatcagtgttgccaaccctgTGGCTTGACTGGATCGCACAATTACTTCAAAATTATCGTACTTTTCACTGAAGGATCATACACTACATATAAAAATAGGCGTATTTGGATTATTTCACCTAAACCCCCtttacagtatttcatttaaacgatttttttaatCTTATAAGAAAATAACTGCTCAAAATTAACTATGTCCTcagaaaaagattaaaaaagtGTTTCCTGCTTACCTTAGGAGAATGCTTAAAAATGGAAAGCATAATCACGAGGAACAGCAATAGCAGGGACAGAAGAACCAGAACATACTGTACATCTAGCCCTTTCACTATTTATTCCATCAGTGCATAGTTTACCATAATTTTtataaagtatatttttttccgtcttatatatttaagtattatttatttatttcttattatattgATTCCACTGCCATTATTTTAAGTATGTGTCTTGATTTCTTAATGTGtacttataataatgtttagtcTATGAAAATCAAGCTGTTGCCTGGTCCTAGAGACATAGGAGAGCATTCtttataaaaaatgtattaatccaGTGAACTGTACAGCACTTGTAATGCAGAAGTGATACACAAAGAAACCACTTTCAATGGATAAGTGAAATACAATACTGCAGAAATGAACAGGCCTATATAACATTTCAAATGtcgtaaattgtaacaaaattttaaagtcaattcttttttattttatttttttccatatttgCCGATagggttgtaccacagtctagtatgtacagtcacgaagtttgagttgttgagggtgctaggaacaatagactgtgccggtactatttcgcattgtctgtgatgaggggatagtagcgatcatagtggttagcaactatctatggatgcatatttcccaAGTATTGAGATTCGTGACTATACATGCTAGATTGTGGTTGTACATTTTAAGTACTATCAGTGGGTTGGATTGTACGATAGTACAAGATACCAAATTATCGTACATGTACGATCCAGATTGTATCGTTGGCAACACTGGCTACAATTCCCATGAAACAGTTAAATGCTATGTGGTTGGCTTCTGAACCAGTCAAAACATAGCATTCTCTATCAGCTGTTGTTGCTGCTGTGTTGTCAGTTTGTTACATGCTATATTACAACCACATGCGTAATTTGTGTGTTAGTATGATAAATAATTTGTAGTGGTGCTGTGAAATGTCATAAAAACGACATCATTTGGCAAATTATAATTCATGGAGTAGAAATCATTTGCTTAAAGGCATAACATTAAATAGTCAGGCATCATACTGGTGAAAAGGACTCATCAGTAGTTGTGTACTAGTCACTGTGACAATGTTatacttgtcgcactcagagagtacgggtaggggaggaattatcgaacccaattgaaattacttccggagtcccacaggggagtgtcttggggtcTCTTCTATTCCTgtcttttgtaaatgatctgccagttaatatcttgtctaggatccacttattcgcggatgattgtatggtatacagggaaataaaaagttatgaagatactactcttcttcagaatgacctcaatagaataaacgattgggcaatagccaacaaaatcaaaataaattctctacagagcaaagccatcagctttacaaggaaaagaaataaaatagtcgcatcgtatatgttagggggtgaaaccatttcAGAAGTTaagaaatgtaaatacctcggaataacatttagcagtgatctcggctggggggaacacgttacagacacagcggcaaaagcatggagagcgttacactttgtgatgagggtactaagaaaaggctctgatataTCCAAAGAGactgcatataaatcactagtacgtccagtaatggaatatggtgctgcatgttgggatccttacagattagaacatattaagacactggaaaagattcaaaaacgggctctcaagtgttgtcggaaaaattcaccattaaaatgggacacactcacggacaggagaacgcgaattcgattatgcacactgttcaaaacatacagaggtgagcctgcctggacagaaataaaaaataggttgcagccgccaaattactcttcaaggaacgaccactcatataagctgagggaaagaaggcagaggacggacactggaaagttttcttttctcaatcgtattatcagggactggaatgctttacctgcagacttactaaaggctttaccaacaaccaaaaatgtatttaaaaataggcttaaggactttactaatagacggtaattatacacagtatttaaagggtgtaaatgatattttgttattgaagtgttgtatcagtaaagaattatgttgtgtcagtgaagtgtgttgtgtcaatgaagtgtgtagtgtaagtgaaacgtgttcctgtgagtgaagctttatagtttatagtggcagtgcaaagtatttgaacagtgaaatgtttttgaagtgttagtgaaatcaggatagaatcagtgaaatgtgtcgtagttccattgcagtgagtgagttgacagcgaaatgagtgtaatgttgaaaggttctTGTACAGATATGAAGATATCATACCTGTGGGTTTTACtgtagttcgaacttaggtttaagatgcaaattagatttattttaaatgttattttaagtgattgtgcttcatttaatttaggatattcgctgttgttgttgttattattattattattattattattataaattattcttaatattaattattagtattattattaattgtatttttaattaataagtttattattgtcattattgagtgtaattagttaccactgccaccgggtatatgccaattgcagtgtgaataaatacatacacatacaacgTTGTGTTTCTCACGAAGTTGTCAGGTTCATAGTTACAATGGCTTGGATATAGATCTTGCAAATTAACATATTACTAGCCTGTAAAGGAGAACAGTTATTTCACATTTgaagagagatgtcctttattgtATTCAGAAGAAAAGTGACAGAGGATTCATGGGatccctgtaattgcgtgaaatgtttatgctgtCTGTTGGATGTTatagtgatatttaatttttttaaggaattggttcttatttataaggaaTCGGAATTTAAttgagaatgaaataaatttaatgaaatgtttgtgctatattattaattgcctatttctcctatctttctttacTGAATATATATCGTaatctgtacaagtatttacaatggaattactgtaTTTCATCTGAATTGGTTTGTTGGAAAGTCGTTAGAATAGGTCTATGATAACAGAAGtcagaaatataataattcatacatgGAAGCAAGCTTACCCCTCTACCCAGCACCATATCAATGCACATTAccctcttttcctttcttttcatttttataaaatgagAAACTAATGAAGAATTTGGTATATGAACTTGAAAAACAATTCTCACCTCATAGTAAATCTTGCCCTTTTCTAATTTATTGACGCGATCCCAGAGTTGTGTTTTACTAACTCGATCATAGATTCGGAATGGTCGTGACTCATCTGTGAAGAATTTTGGCTTGCGAGCACGAACAATTACTACATCAAAATATTGCATCCAGTCACTTCCGACTAAGAGCTCCATCCCTTTGTTCCTATTGAAAAAATTACAGCtttattaggaaaattaaaacatCTACTGTAAGTTCAAAACGTTACAATCAAACAAAACAACTTAATTCtccattaaaaatagaaaaatgtatTTCACATTACATTATCTATTTTAAACTAAATAGCTTGTTTAATAATTGTACATAAGaacttgtttgaaatattttcgcTAATATGTAAGCTacttaaaaaaatactgaaataaattacattggCATGAGTCAAACTGCTGGTCTAGTATCagcctaaataagtaaataagtaactaagtaaataaataagtaaatacataaataaatgtaatctaAGACTTATCTTACACAGACAGAAAATACGTAAAAGTTTATTTGCAGATTTACATCATATTTGTCAgaatattacaatttcaacaaattatgataatatatggcACACAAGTAACTTACACAAAGCGGTAAGGACTGTTGGTGACGAGGAACAGAGTCTTTTTTGCTGCCACCAGACGATCAAAGAACTTACGGAGATCTTTATTTTGTTCCAAGTATTCTGACACATTTTGTTCTACAATTCCATGCATTATTGGGTGCCCACTCTGCACAGAGTTctgtaaaacaattatttttattacaaaggagaatttaatttaatttagtagtctgacccaatattttgggtttgccctgcgacacagaatagctcacaataaaatttaaaatgaaaaattatataaacaggtttcagacaaaagtgaacaagacataagaaaaaaaaaatagaaccaagtctaatttaaattgaatgtacgccataaagatgctgacgaaatatcgctacagaaaattttattatggtggtgatatggcatcttgaagatctctcgtcagcttgtatttttccctccactttacaaaggttttcggGATGGTGCCGCttgctccgaagaagagaccggtaactgtgattttttctatgttgtatttcgctgataggtactgaatcgtgggctcgtagattttctttttctctttgttcacttcagatggttgagcggctgagatttcaaatctgatggtaggatcaattatttcggctgtctgtttattcctatttatagctatgatatcgatcctacgattgcttccaccatcagcaatacaatgaacttcctcgtgaacgtctagatttttggatcgaagtgcatctgcgatcatagaacgtatggtgttgtgacgttttattctgagtacttctccctgtgggcaactcccaagcacatgtggtaaagtttcatactcactgcagtgcctacagtggttTGTGCCTttagagcgaccagggagagaacgtactggtgccaccatcgcagtcatttttagcatttctctccattcagaacttgataatccgtcatgcttgatgatccacgagttggctgcaggtacttcttcaaacaatacaactccttttcctttctgAGGGTATCcacaccaggttttaaattcacgGTACCGAAGATGTTGCCTTAATTGCTTCACGGATCCTGTAGCCTCATCTCTTCTCACTTGCAATTCCGACAAGCAACGAGTTCTTATAGTTTCGTAGTCTCGTGCAGCATTAACGTGCTGGTCATTTAGGTTTTTTAGCTTGGTATTGATGTTTAGTTGCTGCAGATAGGCTTCCCATGTAGCGCGCATCACTGACAATCCTTTGTATTTGGTACTTGTATATATCATGCTATTAGGAGTGTCACCTGGTAATTGTAATATTTCCTTTACTGCGCTTTTAATCATATTGTCAGCTTTAATGAGGAATTTTTTGGGGATCAGATCCACAGATGCAGTTTGAAATGGATATATTAAAGTTGGGCCGATGAACTGGTTTAAGACGACTAATTTTTGTTGTGGCTGAAGCAAATGACGATGTTAGTTTGTTGAGGTGCGTCTTTAGTTTGTCCAATACTTGGTTTTCATTGAATGTTAATGTTTGTTTAAATGTAGAGCCTAGATATTTAATTTCTTCGTCTACACCGATGCTATTAATAtgacccacaaaaaaaaaaaaacaagtatagatgaAAGAAAAACAGGCAAAGGTGTTATGTAGAAAGGCCATTACTGTACAAGAAGACACCCATTcaagtttctttaattttcgGAATATCACATTCAAAAACAGCCAAAGCTGTTATGTAGAAAGGCCATTATTGTACAGAAAACAGATAATAAAACTTTAGTCATTTCGTTAGTTCAACACAAGAAGATGGTGAGGGATATGAATCCTTTCAGGTTTTTTTAATTCTCGGAATATCAAATACGAGGTTGAATAGATCCTTTCTTAGCTCTTCTGGAAGTTAGTAAGCTACAAATGTGTCTGTCCTGAAATATTCTGCAACATCGTCATTTGAAATCAAATACAtttccatttatataaaaatagctTTCTAGAATGCAGGCATTAATAAAAACATTGCtgaaaattcattattaattgaaaAGTAAATCAATGCGAGCGAAAACTTACTAAAGATTCTGAAACTGTAGCACtaaatttcaagattttttttatattatagtatataacaAACATAAGGAAATTATTACTTATCACGGGAAGTGAATATAATGAAACATAAAGACtgaataaacataattataaatcACTTATATTGCATTTTCATTATCAACActtttaaatataaaagttatttATCATTAATGAGATGGTTAGAGGATTTTATAAAATGATGAAAAGAAATAGATACTAGCATGTAAGCAGGCAGTTGTGGTCTAACTGAATGATTATCTTAGAACAGTACTTAGACATTGTGGACCAAATCGCAAACCTTCCGAACACAGTGGATTTTTAATTATCATCATCTCCGACTATTGCCATTTCTACAAACCATCGCTCGCCATTTAATAGAATTAAGTTCGTTTATTGTGAAAATTCTACTAATCGTCATTTTTGTCAGAAACTGTACTGCTATATTTCTCCTGGATGGCTAAAATTCGCACATTCTCGAGCATCCACTTATGCACTCAATTGTTTCATTTCGTTGGTCCACTGTTCTCGTTGTGTATGCTTCTAGAAGTATGTAAATTGTTAATGTCAACATCAAAATCGGTAAACAAACATGATATCTCACCAAAAC
The sequence above is a segment of the Periplaneta americana isolate PAMFEO1 chromosome 3, P.americana_PAMFEO1_priV1, whole genome shotgun sequence genome. Coding sequences within it:
- the Nt5c gene encoding 5'-nucleotidase domain-containing protein 3 isoform X2, which codes for MFHGRELFRRLVYVNVVFSENIQISSSWKVQHRYMSRKSLTEAYIKTKQKFESKKLPPDVNKNSVFACNELDLKEVNVYGFDYDYTLAHYKPSMDFLLYKLGRDTLIQTYKYPAEIAKLEYKPGFAVRGLHYDIEKGLLLKIDSFLQIQLGTVYRGLTAVSDEEVLKLYKNRIIPIAYVESQMKNVRGQRSDVKVKMVQLADLFSVPEMCLLCNVAEYFERNHIDYHPEILFRDVKNSVQSGHPIMHGIVEQNVSEYLEQNKDLRKFFDRLVAAKKTLFLVTNSPYRFVNKGMELLVGSDWMQYFDVVIVRARKPKFFTDESRPFRIYDRVSKTQLWDRVNKLEKGKIYYEGTVKQLQDMTGWRGEQVLYFGDHPYSDLADVTLEHGWRTGAIIHELTHEIEMLNDMEFKKNCNWLQMLTQLIEDFQDCMLPEEKEVLEQWMQERDELRQKTKCLFNEQFGSVFRTYHNPTYFSRRLFRFADIYTSSITNLLSYSVNHTFYPRRGVMPHEYTSYFV
- the Nt5c gene encoding 5'-nucleotidase domain-containing protein 3 isoform X1: MFHGRELFRRLVYVNVVFSENIQISSSWKVQHRYMSRKSLTEAYIKTKQKFESKKLPPDVNKNSVFACNELDLKEVNVYGFDYDYTLAHYKPSMDFLLYKLGRDTLIQTYKYPAEIAKLEYKPGFAVRGLHYDIEKGLLLKIDSFLQIQLGTVYRGLTAVSDEEVLKLYKNRIIPIAYVESQMKNVRGQRSQDVKVKMVQLADLFSVPEMCLLCNVAEYFERNHIDYHPEILFRDVKNSVQSGHPIMHGIVEQNVSEYLEQNKDLRKFFDRLVAAKKTLFLVTNSPYRFVNKGMELLVGSDWMQYFDVVIVRARKPKFFTDESRPFRIYDRVSKTQLWDRVNKLEKGKIYYEGTVKQLQDMTGWRGEQVLYFGDHPYSDLADVTLEHGWRTGAIIHELTHEIEMLNDMEFKKNCNWLQMLTQLIEDFQDCMLPEEKEVLEQWMQERDELRQKTKCLFNEQFGSVFRTYHNPTYFSRRLFRFADIYTSSITNLLSYSVNHTFYPRRGVMPHEYTSYFV
- the Nt5c gene encoding 5'-nucleotidase domain-containing protein 3 isoform X3 gives rise to the protein MFHGRELFRRLVYVNVVFSENIQISSSWKVQHRYMSRKSLTEAYIKTKQKFESKKLPPDVNKNSVFACNELDLKEVNVYGFDYDYTLAHYKPSMDFLLYKLGRDTLIQTYKYPAEIAKLEYKPGFAVRGLHYDIEKGLLLKIDSFLQIQLGTVYRGLTAVSDEEVLKLYKNRIIPIAYVESQMKNVQDVKVKMVQLADLFSVPEMCLLCNVAEYFERNHIDYHPEILFRDVKNSVQSGHPIMHGIVEQNVSEYLEQNKDLRKFFDRLVAAKKTLFLVTNSPYRFVNKGMELLVGSDWMQYFDVVIVRARKPKFFTDESRPFRIYDRVSKTQLWDRVNKLEKGKIYYEGTVKQLQDMTGWRGEQVLYFGDHPYSDLADVTLEHGWRTGAIIHELTHEIEMLNDMEFKKNCNWLQMLTQLIEDFQDCMLPEEKEVLEQWMQERDELRQKTKCLFNEQFGSVFRTYHNPTYFSRRLFRFADIYTSSITNLLSYSVNHTFYPRRGVMPHEYTSYFV
- the Nt5c gene encoding 5'-nucleotidase domain-containing protein 3 isoform X4, with the translated sequence MFHGRELFRRLVYVNVVFSENIQISSSWKVQHRYMSRKSLTEAYIKTKQKFESKKLPPDVNKNSVFACNELDLKEVNVYGFDYDYTLAHYKPSMDFLLYKLGRDTLIQTYKYPAEIAKLEYKPGFAVRGLHYDIEKGLLLKIDSFLQIQLGTVYRGLTAVSDEEVLKLYKNRIIPIAYVESQMKNVDVKVKMVQLADLFSVPEMCLLCNVAEYFERNHIDYHPEILFRDVKNSVQSGHPIMHGIVEQNVSEYLEQNKDLRKFFDRLVAAKKTLFLVTNSPYRFVNKGMELLVGSDWMQYFDVVIVRARKPKFFTDESRPFRIYDRVSKTQLWDRVNKLEKGKIYYEGTVKQLQDMTGWRGEQVLYFGDHPYSDLADVTLEHGWRTGAIIHELTHEIEMLNDMEFKKNCNWLQMLTQLIEDFQDCMLPEEKEVLEQWMQERDELRQKTKCLFNEQFGSVFRTYHNPTYFSRRLFRFADIYTSSITNLLSYSVNHTFYPRRGVMPHEYTSYFV